The following proteins come from a genomic window of Nostoc sp. TCL26-01:
- a CDS encoding helix-turn-helix domain-containing protein has product MENKIQNQYKPNYVSPPGETLLEVLEERGMSQAELAERTGRPKKTINEIINGKAAIISETALQLERLLNIPASFWNNREQRYREFLARQEEQERLKKQVEWLGMIPVKAMMKFGWIQFYQDQVEQLREVLNFFAVASPEQWEEIWSSNHIYFRKSQTFPSDPGAIAAWLRQGEIAAAKIACAKYDANSFRKVLQNIRTLTVEPQEIFQPQIIKLCAESGVAVVFVPELPKTRISGATHWLNPDKALIQLSLRYKTNAHLWFDFFHEAGHILLHGKRDFFLEGIDTLSTEDEEKEKEANQFSENILIPQGQLKKFLASGKQRTKAGIEEFAAEIGIAPGIIVGRLQHDQVLPPSHCNDLKQKLKWV; this is encoded by the coding sequence ATGGAAAATAAGATCCAAAACCAGTACAAGCCTAACTACGTTTCTCCTCCAGGGGAAACTCTTCTGGAAGTCTTAGAAGAGAGAGGAATGTCTCAAGCAGAACTGGCAGAACGAACAGGAAGACCTAAAAAAACAATTAATGAAATTATCAATGGTAAAGCTGCAATTATATCAGAAACAGCATTACAGCTAGAGAGGTTGTTAAATATCCCAGCTAGTTTTTGGAACAACCGGGAACAAAGATACCGAGAATTTTTAGCTCGACAAGAAGAACAAGAACGCCTAAAAAAACAAGTCGAGTGGCTCGGCATGATTCCAGTAAAAGCCATGATGAAGTTTGGCTGGATTCAGTTCTATCAAGATCAGGTTGAACAGTTGCGGGAAGTCCTAAATTTTTTCGCCGTCGCCTCCCCTGAACAGTGGGAGGAAATTTGGTCTAGTAATCATATATATTTTCGTAAGTCTCAAACATTTCCCAGTGATCCTGGTGCTATTGCTGCTTGGCTACGTCAAGGAGAAATTGCAGCAGCGAAAATTGCTTGTGCTAAATATGATGCCAATAGCTTTAGGAAAGTACTACAAAATATCCGCACTCTGACAGTTGAACCACAGGAAATTTTTCAACCGCAAATCATCAAGTTGTGTGCAGAGTCTGGTGTAGCTGTAGTTTTTGTACCGGAACTTCCTAAAACTCGCATTAGTGGAGCAACTCATTGGTTGAATCCGGATAAAGCATTAATTCAACTTAGTCTCCGCTACAAAACCAATGCTCATTTGTGGTTTGACTTCTTTCACGAGGCTGGCCATATCTTGCTGCATGGTAAGCGGGATTTTTTCTTGGAAGGGATAGATACTTTATCTACAGAGGATGAAGAAAAAGAAAAAGAAGCAAATCAATTCTCTGAGAATATACTTATTCCTCAAGGGCAATTAAAAAAATTCCTAGCATCAGGTAAGCAACGCACTAAAGCAGGCATTGAAGAATTTGCTGCTGAAATTGGTATTGCACCAGGAATTATCGTAGGAAGACTCCAGCATGATCAAGTCCTACCACCTAGTCATTGCAACGACCTAAAACAAAAGCTTAAGTGGGTGTGA
- a CDS encoding FTR1 family protein produces the protein MNWSAALPTFLITLREGVEAALVVGIVFACLQQAEQQKLHRWVYLGILSATVASFVVGLLLNLGIQGLQTSEYIYAPVFKQLFEMGLGVIAIAMLSWMLIWMTQQAKFLKAEIAGSVKSALEQNHKAAWAIFSLIFIAVFREGLETAVFIVAKFSEGWIPVVGAIAGLSMAVLIGMLLFKWSIRINLQQFFQAMGVLLLLIVSGLVISALRHLDAAVVAFSQINSTVHHTCGLDNTSCVLGPLIWDLSGILPDRQFPGILLKTLFGYTQKLYLVQAIGYLLFWVIVGSLYFRSLSQPTQLNPATKPN, from the coding sequence ATGAATTGGAGTGCTGCGTTACCAACTTTTTTGATCACCTTGAGAGAAGGTGTAGAAGCTGCTTTAGTTGTCGGGATTGTTTTTGCCTGTTTACAGCAGGCGGAACAGCAAAAACTGCATCGTTGGGTATATTTAGGAATTTTGAGTGCGACTGTAGCTAGTTTTGTAGTTGGTTTGTTGCTAAATTTAGGTATCCAAGGCTTGCAGACATCTGAGTATATCTATGCACCTGTTTTCAAACAATTATTTGAGATGGGACTGGGTGTAATTGCGATCGCTATGCTCAGTTGGATGTTAATTTGGATGACACAACAAGCTAAATTTCTCAAAGCCGAAATTGCAGGCTCGGTGAAAAGTGCTTTAGAGCAAAATCACAAAGCAGCCTGGGCAATTTTTAGCCTGATTTTTATTGCTGTATTTCGAGAAGGCTTAGAGACGGCTGTGTTTATCGTTGCTAAGTTTTCCGAAGGCTGGATACCTGTAGTGGGAGCGATCGCTGGATTAAGTATGGCAGTCTTAATAGGGATGCTGTTATTCAAATGGAGTATCCGGATTAATTTGCAACAATTTTTTCAAGCGATGGGTGTATTACTGTTGCTTATCGTGTCTGGGTTGGTGATTTCGGCTTTACGACATCTAGATGCAGCTGTTGTAGCTTTTAGCCAAATCAACTCCACAGTACATCATACTTGCGGACTAGATAACACCTCATGCGTTTTAGGCCCCTTAATTTGGGATTTATCAGGAATTTTACCAGATCGCCAGTTTCCTGGCATTTTGCTGAAAACCCTATTTGGCTATACTCAAAAACTTTATCTTGTTCAGGCGATCGGCTATCTGCTATTTTGGGTGATTGTAGGCAGCTTATACTTCCGCAGTCTTAGCCAACCCACACAACTCAATCCAGCTACAAAACCTAATTAG
- a CDS encoding Rpn family recombination-promoting nuclease/putative transposase, whose protein sequence is MQTDKIFYSLFQAFPSIFFAIIGNTEINPNTYEFVSIEVKETAFRIDGVFKPVTETREEPLYFVEVQFQLDAKFYRRFFAEIHLYLRQNPSVNFWRAVVIYPQRIIETDDQEPYRLMLDSFQVQRIYLDELGTATEKPLQLAIVQLIIASEAAAIDQGRRLIIQAKQELTDEVNKKQIVELIETILLYKFTNLSREEVAAMLGIDDEFKKTRMYQSIKEDGLAEGRQEGRQIGIQEGRQEGRQEGRQEGRQEAKLEAIPRLLALGLSVEQIAGALDLTVEQVQQAVIL, encoded by the coding sequence GTGCAAACAGACAAAATATTCTACAGCCTATTTCAGGCGTTCCCAAGTATATTTTTTGCCATTATTGGCAACACAGAGATTAACCCAAATACTTATGAGTTTGTGTCAATTGAAGTCAAGGAAACCGCCTTCCGCATTGATGGAGTATTTAAACCTGTAACTGAAACCAGAGAAGAACCACTCTATTTTGTTGAAGTCCAGTTTCAGCTAGATGCCAAATTTTATCGGCGCTTCTTTGCCGAAATCCATCTGTACCTGCGGCAAAATCCATCTGTAAATTTTTGGCGTGCTGTTGTCATTTATCCCCAACGCATCATAGAAACAGATGATCAAGAACCTTATCGTTTGATGTTGGATAGTTTTCAAGTACAGCGTATTTATTTAGACGAATTAGGTACAGCCACCGAAAAACCCCTGCAATTGGCAATTGTGCAATTAATCATTGCCAGTGAAGCAGCAGCAATTGATCAAGGAAGACGACTGATTATACAGGCAAAGCAAGAATTAACAGATGAAGTCAACAAAAAACAAATTGTAGAATTGATAGAAACGATCTTGCTATACAAATTTACCAACTTAAGCCGAGAGGAGGTAGCAGCTATGTTAGGCATAGATGACGAATTCAAAAAAACCAGAATGTATCAGTCTATCAAGGAAGATGGACTAGCAGAGGGAAGACAAGAAGGTAGACAAATAGGAATACAAGAAGGTAGACAAGAAGGTAGACAAGAAGGTAGACAAGAAGGTAGACAAGAAGCAAAGTTAGAAGCTATTCCTCGTTTGTTGGCTTTGGGGTTGAGTGTGGAACAGATAGCAGGTGCTTTAGATTTGACAGTGGAGCAAGTGCAGCAAGCGGTAATTTTATGA
- a CDS encoding helix-turn-helix domain-containing protein: MAKPNILGMKTMSEEKILTVDFTQKDAYSEILPRSPIITSYHTKWEGLRLDIHQQPAHETPEHITQQHVISISLKPTVVKAERVFDGRFQDENIVKGDVAIIPAHTHHISRWQSDADFLILSLEPAFFTRMAIEAGNLENVEIKPRFAAPDPLIQQIGLVLKSELEADSQESRVYIESLTTTLCIHLLKHYCVTSETNLYYPKDKGLSHWKLRQAISYIQENLDKDLTLLDISKEVGMSMYHFSRQFKQSTGSAPHQYIMNCRIERAKKLLTRTNTTIDQICEQVGFQSQSHFTNVFRKLIGITPRAYREQVKI, translated from the coding sequence ATGGCTAAACCCAACATCCTTGGGATGAAAACGATGTCGGAAGAGAAAATCTTAACTGTTGACTTTACTCAAAAAGATGCCTACTCAGAAATACTACCGCGATCGCCTATAATTACCAGCTACCATACCAAATGGGAAGGTCTGCGTTTAGACATTCACCAACAACCCGCCCACGAAACGCCGGAACATATCACCCAACAACACGTAATTAGCATCAGTTTAAAACCAACAGTAGTGAAAGCCGAGCGAGTATTTGATGGACGCTTTCAGGACGAAAATATAGTCAAAGGAGATGTGGCTATTATCCCAGCTCATACTCACCACATATCACGCTGGCAATCAGATGCAGATTTTTTAATTCTCAGTCTGGAACCGGCTTTTTTTACACGTATGGCTATCGAAGCTGGCAATTTAGAAAACGTAGAAATCAAACCGCGTTTTGCTGCACCTGATCCTCTAATTCAGCAAATTGGCTTAGTACTCAAATCGGAACTAGAAGCTGATAGTCAGGAGAGTCGTGTTTACATTGAATCTCTCACAACCACACTCTGTATTCATCTGCTGAAACACTATTGTGTCACCAGTGAAACAAATCTCTACTATCCCAAAGATAAGGGTTTATCACACTGGAAACTACGACAAGCAATTTCCTACATTCAGGAAAATCTGGACAAAGATTTAACTTTGCTAGATATTTCTAAGGAAGTGGGCATGAGTATGTATCATTTTTCTCGTCAATTCAAACAATCAACTGGTTCTGCACCGCATCAATATATTATGAATTGCCGAATTGAACGCGCCAAAAAACTACTGACGCGAACCAACACAACTATTGATCAAATATGCGAACAAGTGGGTTTTCAAAGCCAGAGCCATTTTACCAATGTCTTCCGTAAACTCATAGGTATTACACCCAGAGCTTACAGAGAACAGGTGAAAATTTAG
- a CDS encoding molecular chaperone DnaJ, with product MPRKTTTTTHSKPATPLALSQLHIRLEGLEKEHQTLLKNIKRKRTELKNFVEKMRSLATDVFHRASPSFKKMAEIDQEIHALFAEIFSSRNLSKQTEKKIRAVYLNLQMAGIISPKLDREDADLELDEMFDNSESEDDAQDFNSRHHQYRQAPQDSEFPAVSRTDESRKVRQTFLRLAEIFHPDKVKDSETQMYHTEIMKEINKAYQEGDLARLLEIERQHEVGETIDNNSEDDLTRKCKTLEQQNEILVTQYENLKRELRLAKNTPEGAMVTDARKAAKHGVDPIAQMLETVEVQITFASEIRNFVKDFSEKKISIKEFLNGPANLDSLKQEMMEDMLEQMLSELDGVVMNF from the coding sequence ATGCCTCGAAAAACTACCACCACCACTCACTCTAAACCTGCCACCCCGTTGGCACTCTCCCAGCTACATATTCGCTTGGAGGGTTTAGAAAAAGAACATCAGACTCTGCTGAAGAATATCAAGAGGAAGCGAACAGAACTGAAGAACTTTGTCGAAAAAATGCGATCGCTCGCAACAGATGTATTTCATCGAGCCAGTCCTAGCTTCAAAAAAATGGCTGAGATCGATCAAGAAATCCATGCACTGTTTGCCGAAATTTTTAGTAGCCGCAACCTTAGTAAACAAACTGAGAAAAAAATCAGAGCAGTTTATCTCAACCTCCAGATGGCAGGAATTATTAGTCCAAAGTTAGATAGAGAAGATGCAGATTTAGAGCTAGATGAGATGTTTGATAATAGCGAATCTGAAGATGATGCTCAAGACTTCAATTCTCGCCACCATCAATATAGACAAGCACCACAGGATTCAGAATTCCCGGCTGTCAGCAGAACCGATGAATCTAGAAAAGTGCGGCAAACATTTCTTAGGTTAGCGGAAATCTTTCACCCAGATAAGGTAAAAGATAGCGAAACCCAAATGTACCACACAGAAATCATGAAGGAAATCAATAAAGCCTATCAAGAAGGAGATTTAGCTAGGCTTTTAGAAATTGAGCGACAGCATGAGGTTGGGGAAACTATTGATAATAATAGTGAAGATGATTTAACACGCAAGTGTAAAACTTTAGAACAACAAAATGAAATTCTTGTAACTCAATATGAAAACTTGAAACGAGAATTACGCCTAGCAAAAAATACTCCTGAAGGAGCAATGGTTACTGACGCACGCAAAGCTGCAAAACACGGTGTTGATCCTATTGCTCAAATGTTAGAAACTGTAGAAGTGCAAATTACTTTCGCTTCAGAAATTCGTAATTTTGTCAAGGATTTTAGCGAAAAGAAAATATCTATTAAAGAATTCCTCAATGGCCCAGCCAATCTCGACTCGTTGAAGCAAGAAATGATGGAAGATATGCTTGAGCAGATGTTGTCAGAATTGGATGGGGTTGTGATGAATTTTTAG
- a CDS encoding thiol-disulfide oxidoreductase DCC family protein: protein MNYHVIYDGNCNLCVTLVQLLETLDQGKLFDYTPMQDEQTLTQWGITSQDCQQGMILIDGNTPTRRWQGSDAAEEIGRLLPLGSVFVEAYRALPGVKWVGDRFYAQIRDNRYTLFGKRSSTYQSAYCADGKCNP, encoded by the coding sequence ATGAATTATCATGTTATCTACGACGGCAACTGTAATCTCTGCGTTACTTTAGTGCAATTGTTAGAAACATTAGACCAAGGAAAGCTGTTTGATTACACCCCTATGCAAGATGAGCAAACCCTCACCCAATGGGGGATTACATCTCAAGATTGCCAACAGGGGATGATTCTGATTGATGGCAATACACCCACAAGACGTTGGCAAGGTAGTGATGCGGCTGAAGAAATCGGCCGCTTGTTACCCCTTGGCAGCGTATTTGTAGAAGCCTATCGAGCCTTGCCAGGGGTAAAATGGGTAGGCGATCGCTTTTACGCCCAAATCCGTGACAATCGCTATACCCTGTTTGGTAAACGCTCTAGTACTTATCAATCTGCTTATTGTGCTGACGGTAAATGTAATCCGTAA
- a CDS encoding pirin family protein yields MSQNTITHLIHDRNARGRSQTGWLDSYHTFSFSNFYDPNRMGFRSLRVINDDRIAPGAGFPTHGHRDMEILTYVLSGAVEHKDSLGTGSVIRPGDVQIMSAGTGIQHSEFNHSQTEPLHLLQIWILPDEKGLAPRYEQKAFTLADKRGKLRLVAAKDGRDGAVIIHQDVNLYASILEPGDVVSYHVQGDRYAWLQIAQGVANLNGEELRAGDGVQINSEEQLEISTNIGTEFLLFDLG; encoded by the coding sequence ATGTCTCAAAATACAATTACTCATCTAATTCATGATAGAAACGCACGGGGTCGTAGTCAAACTGGTTGGCTCGATAGTTACCATACATTTTCCTTCAGTAATTTTTATGACCCCAATCGGATGGGATTTCGTTCTTTGAGAGTAATTAATGATGATAGAATTGCTCCTGGTGCGGGATTTCCTACACACGGTCATCGTGATATGGAAATTCTTACCTATGTTTTATCAGGTGCAGTAGAGCATAAAGATAGCTTAGGTACTGGTTCGGTAATTCGTCCGGGTGATGTACAAATTATGAGTGCAGGAACGGGAATTCAGCACAGCGAATTTAATCACTCACAAACTGAACCTCTCCACCTATTGCAAATCTGGATTTTACCTGATGAAAAAGGATTAGCACCTAGATATGAACAAAAAGCTTTTACTTTAGCAGATAAACGGGGTAAGCTCCGTTTAGTTGCGGCTAAAGATGGGCGTGATGGTGCTGTAATTATTCACCAAGATGTTAATTTGTACGCCTCTATTCTCGAACCTGGTGATGTGGTGAGTTATCATGTGCAAGGCGATCGCTATGCTTGGTTACAAATTGCTCAAGGTGTAGCCAATTTGAATGGTGAAGAACTCAGAGCAGGCGATGGTGTACAAATCAACAGTGAGGAACAGTTAGAAATTAGTACTAATATCGGTACAGAATTTTTACTGTTTGATTTAGGTTGA
- the dps gene encoding DNA starvation/stationary phase protection protein Dps has product MSDNTLSSRLYPTRIDIPAEARVQIVGILNQTLAATLDLKTQAKQAHWNVKGTDFYQLHELFDELAGELEEFIDTVAERITALGGYAVGTVRTAAKASILPEFPFDILDGKEYVAALADRFAPYAKHIREAIAKTDDLGDADTADLYTEISRTIDKRLWFLEAHLQVSEIKGENGVASSKTQQPASVR; this is encoded by the coding sequence ATGAGTGATAATACTCTGTCATCACGTCTCTATCCCACTCGCATTGATATTCCTGCTGAAGCACGAGTGCAAATTGTCGGTATCCTCAACCAAACTTTAGCAGCCACATTAGACTTAAAAACTCAGGCCAAGCAAGCCCATTGGAATGTTAAAGGGACTGATTTCTATCAATTGCACGAATTGTTTGATGAATTGGCTGGTGAATTAGAAGAATTCATCGACACTGTTGCAGAAAGAATTACAGCTTTAGGTGGATATGCTGTGGGTACAGTTCGCACCGCCGCTAAAGCTTCTATCCTGCCAGAATTCCCCTTTGATATTTTGGATGGAAAAGAGTATGTAGCAGCGCTAGCCGATCGCTTTGCCCCTTATGCTAAACATATCAGAGAAGCGATCGCTAAAACTGATGATTTAGGTGATGCTGATACAGCAGACCTTTACACCGAAATTTCTCGCACTATTGACAAGCGTCTCTGGTTCTTAGAAGCCCATTTACAAGTGTCAGAAATTAAGGGAGAAAATGGTGTCGCTAGTAGTAAAACTCAACAGCCTGCTAGTGTGAGATAA
- a CDS encoding NACHT domain-containing NTPase has protein sequence MSLELATLATGLGKAVLPGIAKQVVTKLNSQFNPTDLEKALQFGINSAENGDKKQPVTQQLFYHCDDKQSADILQQFLKDTGVQEELQKPLKDQTTPNLEFLIAKFKDITSQNSQLKFPPQSIENWLKRFTDAYFEHTNTYLKFRLAKADYLKQLVKYFDDVEFVGLKVATREEEKFAKLPEIFVMPNVVEQADYREFNFRQFLGLKSLKDNQLIDKIQDKLSQDEQRSERKFSAQQLLKESSSGKFVLLGEPGVGKTTLMSYFAVILAENQAEQLGLPADIDLLPILIRIRDLARAVNPNILEYIRDFAKNIYLKAELPKGFFEHWLEDGRALILLDGLDEIADASKRYEFVKNIETFLGQYSQNRAIITSRPAGYSRNYFRTDNFPHYRLEKFDDSQIDLFIQKWYDSRLPKNPEESRQCQESLKKALGEQARIKLLARNPLLLTIIALIHRYQAYLPRQRYKLYEQAVDTLLINWDEVKQIGKCKLDYINASDIKELLQRLAYWIHTQPRNGDQEGGTLIDKDELITQLSKYIIEFNYQVQKHQAKAEAERFVDHIRERSGLLNEQGQDIYAFVHKTFQEYLTAEEIRVRQEESFDEVLEHIEKHLHDSHWREVLLLLIAQQKRSNPKKVIEAILQRHTPYEQWLHRNLLFAGNCLGEDLQLSDSDLITDILQRLVNLEAGDFRRVGSKIKAQVFKILCSLNETKFQSQALQILKASADLIGEHRLREYRAALGEKEQVLAELLALLQNPIEGVRFSTTEALGKLGNTVPEVVSQLLALLQDKSELVRYSVASALGNLGNTTPEVVSQLLALLQDKSELVRYSVASALGNLGNTTPEVVSQLLALLQDKSKLVRYSAASALGKLGNAAPEVVSQLLALLQDESDNEDVRSATAFALSKLGNAAPEVVSQLLALLQDESQRVRCDAASALGNLGNAAPEIVSQLLVLLQDESERVRCDAASALGKLGNAAPEIVSQLLVLLQDESERVRCDAASALGKLGNAAPEVVSQLLALLQDKSGLVCSRAAEALGNLGKKSSDITATIAQWISQHQDSEYLGNGIDVLWELVVAES, from the coding sequence ATGAGTCTAGAACTGGCAACCTTGGCAACTGGACTAGGGAAAGCAGTACTTCCAGGAATTGCAAAACAAGTGGTTACTAAACTTAACAGTCAATTCAACCCTACAGACTTAGAAAAAGCCCTACAATTCGGAATCAACTCTGCTGAAAATGGTGATAAAAAGCAACCTGTGACGCAGCAGCTATTCTATCATTGTGATGACAAGCAGAGTGCAGATATTCTTCAGCAGTTTCTCAAAGATACGGGAGTACAAGAAGAATTACAAAAGCCTCTCAAAGATCAGACTACGCCAAATCTAGAATTTCTAATTGCTAAGTTTAAAGATATTACATCACAAAATTCCCAATTAAAATTTCCCCCACAGAGTATTGAAAATTGGCTTAAAAGATTCACTGATGCGTACTTTGAGCATACGAATACATATTTAAAATTCCGGCTTGCCAAGGCAGATTATCTTAAACAACTAGTAAAATATTTTGATGATGTAGAATTTGTGGGATTAAAAGTAGCAACTAGAGAAGAAGAAAAGTTTGCCAAGCTGCCAGAGATTTTTGTGATGCCTAATGTAGTTGAACAGGCGGATTATAGAGAATTTAATTTTAGGCAATTTCTAGGATTGAAGAGTTTAAAAGATAATCAGCTTATTGATAAAATCCAGGACAAATTATCTCAGGATGAACAACGTAGTGAAAGAAAATTTTCAGCCCAACAACTGCTGAAAGAAAGCTCATCTGGTAAATTTGTTTTATTAGGGGAACCGGGAGTTGGTAAAACAACTTTGATGAGTTACTTTGCTGTCATCCTGGCAGAGAATCAAGCTGAACAACTGGGATTACCAGCAGATATAGACTTGCTGCCAATTTTGATTAGAATTAGAGATTTAGCTAGAGCCGTCAATCCAAACATCTTAGAATATATCCGAGATTTTGCTAAAAATATATATCTTAAAGCCGAGTTACCAAAAGGTTTCTTTGAGCATTGGTTAGAAGATGGACGAGCATTAATTCTCCTCGATGGCTTAGATGAGATTGCTGACGCAAGCAAGCGTTATGAATTCGTAAAAAATATTGAAACCTTTCTCGGACAATATTCACAAAATCGGGCGATTATTACATCACGTCCAGCCGGTTATAGCCGAAATTATTTCCGCACCGATAATTTCCCACATTATAGATTAGAAAAATTTGATGATAGCCAAATTGACTTGTTTATCCAGAAATGGTATGACAGTCGCTTACCAAAAAATCCAGAAGAATCACGACAATGCCAAGAAAGTTTAAAGAAAGCATTAGGGGAACAAGCACGAATTAAGTTATTAGCACGCAACCCGTTACTCCTAACAATTATTGCCTTGATACATCGCTACCAAGCTTATCTTCCTAGACAGCGATATAAACTATATGAACAAGCCGTTGATACTCTCTTGATTAACTGGGATGAAGTCAAGCAAATTGGTAAATGTAAACTTGATTATATTAACGCCAGCGATATAAAAGAATTGCTGCAACGTCTAGCTTACTGGATTCATACTCAACCAAGAAACGGTGATCAAGAAGGTGGTACACTAATAGATAAAGATGAGTTAATTACTCAATTAAGTAAATATATTATTGAATTCAATTACCAAGTCCAAAAACATCAAGCTAAAGCTGAAGCCGAACGCTTTGTTGACCACATTAGAGAGCGTAGTGGTTTGTTAAATGAACAAGGTCAAGATATATATGCTTTTGTGCATAAAACATTTCAGGAATACTTGACGGCTGAAGAAATAAGGGTTCGCCAAGAAGAAAGCTTTGATGAAGTACTAGAACATATTGAAAAACACCTACATGATTCCCACTGGCGAGAAGTGTTATTGCTATTAATAGCACAACAAAAGCGTAGCAACCCGAAAAAAGTTATTGAAGCAATTCTGCAACGCCATACGCCTTATGAGCAGTGGTTGCACCGCAATCTTTTGTTTGCAGGTAATTGTTTAGGTGAAGATTTACAATTATCTGATAGCGATTTGATTACAGATATTTTGCAACGATTAGTAAATTTGGAAGCAGGTGATTTTCGACGAGTAGGTAGCAAGATTAAAGCTCAGGTTTTTAAAATTCTTTGCAGTTTAAATGAAACTAAGTTTCAATCTCAAGCTTTACAAATTTTGAAAGCGTCAGCAGATTTGATAGGTGAACATCGATTAAGAGAATATCGCGCAGCTTTAGGTGAAAAAGAGCAAGTATTAGCAGAATTACTGGCTTTACTCCAGAATCCGATTGAAGGTGTGCGTTTCTCTACTACTGAGGCATTAGGTAAATTGGGCAACACTGTGCCAGAGGTAGTCTCACAACTGCTGGCTTTACTCCAGGATAAGAGTGAGCTTGTACGTTACTCTGTTGCTTCTGCATTGGGCAATTTGGGCAACACTACGCCAGAGGTAGTCTCACAACTGCTGGCTTTACTCCAGGATAAGAGTGAGCTTGTACGTTACTCTGTTGCTTCTGCATTGGGCAATTTAGGCAACACTACGCCAGAGGTAGTCTCACAACTACTGGCTTTACTCCAGGATAAGAGTAAGCTTGTGCGTTACTCTGCTGCTTCTGCATTGGGCAAATTGGGCAATGCTGCGCCAGAGGTAGTCTCACAACTGCTGGCTTTACTCCAGGATGAGAGTGATAATGAAGATGTGCGTTCTGCTACTGCTTTTGCATTGAGCAAATTGGGCAATGCTGCGCCAGAGGTAGTCTCACAACTATTGGCTTTACTCCAGGATGAGAGTCAGCGTGTGCGTTGCGATGCTGCTTCTGCATTGGGTAATTTGGGCAACGCTGCACCAGAGATAGTCTCTCAACTGTTGGTTTTACTCCAGGATGAGAGTGAGCGTGTGCGTTGCGATGCTGCTTCTGCATTGGGCAAATTGGGCAACGCTGCACCAGAGATAGTCTCTCAACTGTTGGTTTTACTCCAGGATGAGAGTGAGCGTGTGCGTTGCGATGCTGCTTCTGCATTGGGCAAATTGGGCAACGCTGCGCCAGAAGTAGTCTCTCAATTGCTGGCTTTACTTCAGGATAAGAGTGGACTTGTGTGTTCTAGGGCTGCTGAGGCATTGGGCAATTTGGGCAAGAAATCTAGTGATATTACGGCTACGATCGCACAATGGATATCACAACATCAGGATTCAGAGTATTTGGGGAATGGGATTGATGTGCTGTGGGAGTTGGTGGTAGCGGAGTCATGA
- a CDS encoding basic amino acid ABC transporter substrate-binding protein, with protein MLNFKWQHLILSLACILLIIACNSSSPNIQPDKPVIKVATDPTFIPFEFQTPQGEVVGFDIDLMKAIAQAANFTVNFESLPFDGMISTLQAQKVDAAISGITITPERLKTIAFSRPYFKAGLAITVREDNKDIKNFQSLQGRQIGVQIGSTGADFAKTIPNAKIITFNSGPDFFQDLINGNVEAVISDAFATLYAINNGKIKGIKIVADLLTEEYYGIATPQKSPYLDKINQGIATILSNGKYKQIYQQWFQYEPPQLPR; from the coding sequence TTGCTTAATTTTAAGTGGCAACATTTAATTCTGAGTTTGGCTTGTATATTATTGATTATTGCCTGTAATAGTTCCTCACCCAATATACAGCCAGATAAACCAGTTATCAAGGTAGCAACAGATCCGACATTTATTCCGTTTGAATTCCAAACGCCTCAAGGTGAAGTGGTGGGATTTGATATTGATTTGATGAAAGCGATCGCTCAAGCGGCAAATTTCACAGTAAACTTTGAAAGTCTACCTTTTGATGGCATGATTTCCACCTTGCAAGCGCAAAAAGTCGATGCTGCCATTAGTGGAATTACCATTACACCTGAACGCCTCAAAACTATTGCCTTTTCTCGACCTTACTTTAAAGCCGGACTAGCCATTACTGTTAGGGAAGATAATAAAGATATCAAAAACTTTCAAAGTCTCCAAGGTAGACAAATAGGTGTACAAATTGGTTCAACTGGGGCAGATTTTGCTAAAACTATTCCCAATGCTAAAATTATCACTTTTAATTCCGGCCCGGATTTTTTTCAAGATTTAATTAATGGTAATGTCGAAGCAGTCATTAGCGATGCTTTTGCTACTTTGTATGCAATTAACAATGGCAAAATCAAAGGGATAAAAATTGTTGCTGATTTACTCACAGAAGAATATTACGGTATTGCCACACCTCAAAAATCTCCCTATTTAGACAAAATTAATCAAGGGATAGCAACTATTTTATCCAATGGTAAATACAAGCAAATCTATCAGCAATGGTTCCAATATGAACCTCCTCAATTACCCAGGTAA